ccattcccaagggggaaaaaaagtgcaaaaaggtaaaatggttgtccaaggaggccttacaaatagctgagaaaagaagagaagctaaaggcaaggaagaaaagcaaatatatacctatctgaattcagagttccaaagaatagcaaggagagataagaaagccttctttagtgatcaatgcaaagaaatgggaaaaaataaaataaaataggactGATAGATATctattcaagaaatttagagacaccaagggaatatgtcatgcaaagatgggcacaataaaagacagaaatggtatggacctaacagaatcagaagatattaagaagtggcaagaatacacaggagagcTACACAAAATAGactttcatgaccaagataaacacgatggtgtgatcactcacctagagtcagacattctaaagtgtgaagttaagtgagccttaggaagcatcactattaataaagctagtggaggtgatggaatttcagttgaactattttaaatcttaaagatgatgctgttaaattatgcactcaatatgccagcaaatttggaaaactcagcaatggccacaggactggaaaatgtcagttttcattccaatcccaaagaaaggcaatgccaaagaatattcaaactaccacacaattgtactcatctcacactctagcaacatactgctcaaaattctccaagctaggcttcaacagtacatcaaTCAaagacttccagatgttcaagctggacttagaaaagtcagaggaaccagagatcaaattgtcaatgtccactggatcatagaaaaagcaagtgagttccagaaaaacatctacttcggcttcattgattacaccaaagccattgactgtgtggatcaaaacaaactgtggaaaactcttcaagagatgggaatgccagaccaccttacctgcctcctgagaaatctgtatgcaggtcaaaaagcagcagttaAAACCGGCCATGGAACaatgactgtttccaaattgggaaaggagtacatcaaggctgtacattgtcaccctgtttatttaacttatatgcagagtacatcatgagaaacgctggactggaggaagcacaagctggaatcaagattgcctggagaaatatcaataacatcagaaaGGCAGATAATACCACCCATATGGCAAAACGCAaaagggaactaaagagcctcttgatgaaagtaaaaggagagtgaaaaagctggtttaaaactcaacattcaaaaaacaaagatcatgatatccggtcccatcacttcatgacaagtagaaacaatggaaacaatgacagactttattttcctggcctccatcactgcagatggtgactgcagctctgaaattaaaagacactggctccttggaagaaaagctaagacaaacctaaacagcataaaaagcagagacattactttgctggcaaaggtttTTCTAGTcaaatatggtttttccaatagtcatatatggatgtgagagttggatcataaaaaaagttgagtgcagaagaactgatgtttttggactgtggtgttggagaagactcttgagagttccttggactgcaaggagatccaacctgtccatcctaaaggaaatcagtcctgactattcattgaaaggacagatgctgaagctgaaactccaatattttggccacttgatgcaaagaactgactcattggaaaagaccctgattctgggaaagagtagggtcaggagaagggaatgacaaaggatgagatggttggatggcatcacccattcagtggacatgagtttgagcaagccccgggagttggtgatctacagggaagcccggtgtgctgaagtccatggggtcgcaaagagtctgatatgactgagagctgaactgaactgaactgaactgaggtttcctGGCACCGAATActgtacacattttaaattttaattagtgtTGTCAAATTACCTGTCCTAATGTACACCTTTACCTATGGTTAACTGAAAACTGTTCTGGAATAGTTTCCAAATTGCTAAAATCTCTCTTGCTATATTAGGATAAAAACTTTAGGCTATAAATTAAAGGTCGATTTTTAGTATCCATTTCATAGAGAAGATAATATAGAAttaattgttttctgttttctcagaatTGTAGTTAAAAcctaaactgaagaaaaaatCACTAAGTTACTAATAGTTGCCAAGGCTTACTAAGTTGTTTTTGTCTCTACCGCTACTACTGACTATCATCTCTCCTGCCCATGATTTTCCCATTTACTGCTCCAATCTTAGCATATGAGAGAGTAAGGGCATTCATGATTTGTCCTGTAGTTTCCTTGTTCCCTGATCTTGGGAGAGTAGATGGTGTGACTTTCCACACCTGGACCCAGGGGAGTCAGAATAATAAAATTCTCATGAAGATTGGATGTTTCTCACAATGTGAGAGACTGACACTCTGGTCCTCTAGGTATTTAAATTCCTATAAAATCTGGAGATTTATTTGTGCATTCTACAACCATTTCTCTCTTACTGTCAtgtgtctcttttcctctcaTTTGCTAAGAAATATAAGGCTACAAAGTTTATAAACTCAATATAATTAATCGCTGTGTCAAATTTGCCATTATGCTGTTATTCTGAAGCATAGTATTTATAATGACCTAAGATTTTAATAACATTAGATgaattaataaaaagtaaatgatgAAAACATCAGAAAAAGTACTGTTGTGGAAAATCAAGCACTTTACTGCTCATGCTTTTTGTGCCTATAACTTCCTTAATGACCCTGAAAATATACTGAAATTTTTacactttattttctcattactaacataaaaatagaatttctgttttgctttgtttttgataAGAACAGTAACATACacttcctccatttttttttcttaaagaagaccaggtgacaaagaaacaaaatcaagaacTAGATTTATTGAGTACCTGGACACTGCAGAACATTAAGCCTTGGGTGTATCTAAATTCATTGAGAGATCCATAATTTGTGAATATTTCCAGAGTTGGATATTTACAAGAGGACACTCAAGCAggtactaaaaaaaaatgaaagataaatttaaaagagaaacattCACTATTTTCCTCCTTTATGTTTCTCATTCTCATTATCCAGCTAAGATCCACAATCCTATTGACTGCTTTCATGCCCTAATAGCTAATAGCTAACATGCTGGcaagttgaaaaaaattaattaaatacaaaACTTGAGCATTTTCAATAACAAggactttttctgttttatcatgTTGTGAAATAGTGTTGCTATTCACAAAAAGGTAAACATAAAAGTTTTTCTCACAGTAAGTTTttggaacaaaatatttttaccatATGGACACGGATCTGCTTGGTCTTTGCACCATAGACAAGTGGATTAAGAAATGGAGGGACTAGCAGATAAGTGCTAGAAAAGAGGATGTGAATATAAGGAGAGATGTGAGAACCAAATCTATGtgcaaagaaggagaagaaaccaAGGGAGTAGAACTGGAGGAAGACACAGATGTGAGCGACACAAGTGCTGAATGCTTTCAACCTAGCCTCCTTCTGAGGCAGACAAAAAACTGTGATGAATATCTGTATGTAGGACAACGTGATTAATACAATGTCAAGCCCAGCAACAGTGAAGGCCACAAACAAACCATAGATTTTGTTGACCCTGATATTTTCTGCAGCCATTTTCACAACAGCCATATGTTCACAGTAGGAATGAGAGATGACTGTTGTATGGTAAAATTGTAATCGAAACTTTATCAATACTAGGCATGGTGCTACAAGAATGGCAGCCCTGAGTGTTACCATAGCTGCTATTTGAGTGACTAACTG
This genomic window from Bubalus bubalis isolate 160015118507 breed Murrah chromosome 16, NDDB_SH_1, whole genome shotgun sequence contains:
- the LOC112579497 gene encoding olfactory receptor 52A1-like, with amino-acid sequence MSISNVTIFMPSMLTLIGIPGLESVQCWIGIPFCAMYLIAMIGNFLLLIIIIAEHSLHQPMYIFLGMLGVTDIALSTSIVPKMLGIFWFHVTEIYFDSCLLQMWLIHTFQCTESGILLAMALDRYIAICYPLRHAAIFSHQLVTQIAAMVTLRAAILVAPCLVLIKFRLQFYHTTVISHSYCEHMAVVKMAAENIRVNKIYGLFVAFTVAGLDIVLITLSYIQIFITVFCLPQKEARLKAFSTCVAHICVFLQFYSLGFFSFFAHRFGSHISPYIHILFSSTYLLVPPFLNPLVYGAKTKQIRVHMVKIFCSKNLL